The following is a genomic window from Mycobacteriales bacterium.
CAGCTTCGTCGATATTGCCGGCCTGGTCCGTGGGGCCAGCGAGGGGCAGGGGCTGGGTAACCGTTTCCTCGCCAACATCCGCGAAGCGGACGCGATTTGCGAGGTGGTCCGGGTATTCGCCGATCCCGACGTCGCCCACGTCGACGGTCGGGTCTCCCCGGAGTCCGACATCGGCACGGTCAACACCGAGCTCGTACTCGCCGACCTCGACACCGTCGACTCCCGACTCGCCCGGCTCGAGCGGGAGTCCCGGATGCGGCCGGAGATGCAGGCGCGGCTGGCCACCGTGCAGGCCGCGCGGGCTGTCCTCGACGCCGGCCGGCCGATCGCCGGCGAGCCGGACCTCGACCGTGCGGCGCTGGCCGACCTGCACCTGCTGACCGACAAGCCGTTCATCTACGTGTTCAACGTCGATGACACCGATCTCGGCGACCGCGAGTTGGCGGCGAAGCTCGCCGCCTCGGTGGCCCCGGCGCCGGCGGTCCTGCTGTGCGCCAAGCTCGAATCGGAACTTGTCGAGCTACCCGACGACGAGGCGGCGGAACTGCTCCGCGAGGCCGGTCAGGACGAGCCCGGGCTCAACCGGCTGGCCGCGGTGGGTTTCGAGGCGCTCGGTCTCCAGACGTTCCTCACCGCCGGGCCCAAGGAAGCCCGGGCCTGGACGATCCGCAGCGGGGCGACGGCGCCGGAAGCCGCGGGGGTCATCCACACCGACTTCCAGAAGGGTTTCGTCAAGGCGGAGGTGGTGTCCTTCGAGGACCTCTTGGCGGCCGGATCGTTGCCCGCGGCGCGCGCGGCCGGCCGGGCGCGCATCGAAGGCAAGGACTACGTGATGCAGGACGGCGACGTGGTGGAGTTCCGATTCACCGGTTGAGGTCGAGCAGCCCGTGAAGGACCGCGTCGATTCGTCGGGCCAGCTCGATGTCCAACCCGGTCACCGCTCCCGCCGAGTGCGTCCACACCTCGAAGGTCACCGTCCCGGCCTCGCTCGCGACGACCGGGTGGTGGTTGAGCTCCGCCGCGGTGACCGCCACCGCCTCGATGATCTCGGCCGACCGGGATCCCGCGTCGACGCTGCGCCGGATCCGGGTGGTGTCGCCGGTCCAACCGTCGAGACCGGCCAGCTCGGTGGTCACCCGCTCCGCGCTCAGATGGTCTGGCATGACCCGCATTGTGCGCGCTGCCCGGCCAGATTGTGCGCGCCGCCCGGCCAGACGTGCGAACCTGCCGTCTCGTGGACGACCCGACGATCGTGGCGGCAGCGATCCTGCGCGATCCCCCGCCGCGGGTGCTCGCCGCCCGACGGACCCACCCGGCCCAGCTCGCCGGGCGCTGGGAACTGCCAGGCGGAAAGGTGGAACCTGGGGAGTCCGACCGTGCGGCGCTCCGCCGGGAGTGCCGTGAGGAGCTCGGCATCGAGGTCACTCTCGGTAACCGGCTGGGACCGGACCTTACGGTCACGGTCGCGGGCCGGCCGGGCACCCTTCGGGTGTGGGTCGCCCGGATCGTGGCCGGGCAGCCGGTGCCTCACGATCATGATCGGCTGCGCTGGCTGACCTCCGCTACCTTGAACGAGGTTCCCTGGCTCCCCGGCGACCTGCCTCTCGTGCCGTTGCTGCGGGGCCTGCTCACGGCGGAGGGGGATCAGGGCCGGTCGTAGGGTTCGGATATGACCAGCGACCGGAGGCTGCTCCTCGTCCACGCCCATCCCGACGACGAGACCATCGGGACCGGCGCGACGATGGCGAAATATGCCGCCGAGGGCGCGCACGTGACGTTGGTGACCTGCACCCTAGGCGAAGAGGGCGAGATCGTAGTTCCCGATCTCGCCCACCTGTCGGTCGAGCAGGAGGACCGGCTCGGCGAGCTCCGGATCGAGGAGTTGGCGGGGGCCTGCCGCGAACTCGGCGTCACGGACCAGCGCTTCCTGGGCGGGCCCCGTCGCTGGCGGGACAGCGGGATGATGGGAACCCCGAGCAACGAACGGCCGGGTGCCTTCTGGCGGGCCGACCTGGCGGAGGCGACGGGGGAGTTGGTGGCCGTGATCCGCGAGGTGCGACCACAGGTGCTCGTCACCTATGACGAGAACGGCGGCTACGGGCACCCGGATCACATCCGGGCTCACGACGTGGCCGTGGCGGCGTTGGCCGCCGCCGCCGAAGGCGACCGTTATCCGGGCGCGGGCGGGCCCTGGGGGATCGGCAAGCTCTACTACGCGGTGCTTCCCCGGTCGGTGCTCCAGAGGGGCATCGACGCGCTCCGTGCGGCCGGGGACACCTCGTGGTTCGCCGCGGTCGAGCGCGCCGAGGACCTGCCGTTCGGCGTGCCGGACGAGCTGGTGACCACCATGGTGGACGCGCGGGACCATCTCGAGGCGAAGCTTGCCGCGATGCGGGCACACCGCAGCCAGATCAGCGTCGACGCCCCGTTCTTCGCGCTGTCGGACAATCTCGGGCAGGCCGCGCTCGGCCAGGAGTACTTCCGGCTGATCCGAGGGGAGCGCGGGCCGGGGGCTGGCGACCAGGGCTGGGAGACCGACCTGTTCGGCGGGCTGGTCTGCGTCTGACGGGCCCGCTCGATGGCCCATTCGGGTGAAGATGGTCACCCTGCGTAGTCAAAACGGTCGGTATGGGCAAGACTGAGCGCGCAGCACCGATCGCACACCCGATATCGGCCCGGCCGGCCGGCAACTTGAGCCCGGCCAGCAACTTTCTTTGGGGAGCACTCCGTGGGCGAAGCTTCTCCGACGACGATCCTGCCGTTCGCGACCGGGTCGGCCGTCTTTGCCGGCGCCGGCACCGACGTCGGAGTGACCCGCGAACGCCAGCGCCGGCGCCGGCTGTGGAAGCTCGCCGCGTTCCTCGCGATCCCGGGCGCCTACTTCTGGTACCGGCTTGCGGACCACCGACCGTTCAACGTCTTCCAGTTGCCGCACATCGACTGGCTGGTCATGGCGCCGGTTCTGTTCTTCCTGCTGTTGATCCTCGCGGTGGTCGGGCAGTACCTGGGTTCGGGTCGATCGCCGCACATCACCTACCGGCCGGAGCAGATCGACGTCCGGCTCGACGACGTCAAGGGCATCGACCAGGTGAAGGAGGAAGTGGTCCGTTCGCTCAACCTCTTCCTCGCGCACCGGGTGTTCAGGGACCAGATGGGGGGTCGCCCTCGCCGGGGGTTGCTGTTCGAAGGCGCGCCGGGTACGGGCAAAACCTTCACGGCGAAAGCGATGGCCGCCGAAGCTGGGGTGCCCTTCCTGTTCGTGTCGGCCACGTCGTTCCAGTCGATGTTCTACGGGGCGACCGCCCGGAAGATCCGCTCCTACTTCAAGGAGCTTCGCAAGGCTGCCCGGGCCGAAGGGGGGGCGATCGGCTTCATCGAGGAGATCGACGCCATCGGTGGGACGCGCAGCGGCCTGGCGATGGCCCCGGGCCCGGATATCGCCCGGATGCTCGCGACGAGCTGCGCGGGCGAGAGCGCCCCGGCCCTGGTGCAGAACCACAACGCGATCAGCGAGGGGGTCGGCGGCGTAGTCAACGAACTGCTCGTGCAGATGCAGTCCTTCGACGAGCCGAGCGGCGGGCAGAAAGCGTGGGGCAAGGTCGTAGATGGGCTGAACCTGCTGCTCCCCGCGCAGCGGCAGATCCCGAAGCCGGTCCCGCCGGCGACCAACATCCTGCTCATCGCCGCGACCAACCGCGCCGACAAGCTCGACCCGGCTCTGCTGCGGCCCGGTCGTTTCGATCGTCGGCTCACCTTCGAGTTGCCGGACAAGAAGGGACGCCGGGAGCTCATCGAGCACTTCCTCGCCACCAAGGCGCACACCCCCGAACTGGACGACGACGACCGCAGGGACGCCCTGGCCGCAGTCACCCAGGGCTACAGCCCGGTCATGATCGAGCACCTTTTCGACGAGGCTCTGATCAATGCCGTGCGCCGGCAGGAGCCCGCGATGTCCTGGAAGGACGTCGAGCGGGCTCGGCTCACCGAAGAGGTGGGCATGGGGCAGCCGGTCGGGTACACGGCGCACGAGAAGCGCCTGATCGCCACCCACGAGTCGGGACACGCGACGGCCGCGCACCTGGTGGCGCCCGACCGTCGGCTCGAGGTGCTCACGATCATCAAGCGGCGTTCGGCGCTCGGGCTGCTGGCCCACGGGGACCGTGAGGAGGTCTTCACCCGATCGAGCAAGGAGTTGCTGGCCCTCATCCAGATCGCGCTGGCCGGGCAGTGCGCCGAGGAGATCTTCTTCGGTGACGTGTCGACCGGGCCGGGCGGCGACCTGCTCTACGCCACGAACCTGGCCGCCGAGATGATCGGCTCGTCCGGGATGGTCGGCACGCTCGTCAGCTACGCCGCAGTCCAGAACAGTGCCTTCTCCGACACGAACATCGTCGGCCGGGTGCTGGGCGACCCCGACGGCCGGAGCCGGGTCGAGGCCCTGCTCCAGGAGCAGAAGCAGCTGATCCGCGCCCGGCTGGTGGAGAACCGCCATCTTCTCGAGGCGCTCCGGGACGCCCTGCTCGACCGGGACGAGTTGATCGGGCCGGAGATCACCGCCGTCCTCGAGGCCGCCCACGCCGCCGAACCGAAGGTGGTCACCGAGGTCATCGACCTGCGGGACGAGGCGGTCACCGTCCAGACGTAGGCTCGGCGGGGTGCAGCCCGGGGAGCAGGTTGCCGCGCCGGCGGATCACGGGGGCGGATCGATCCTGTTCCGGGGGGCCGGTGTCGCCGTCGGGTTCGGGCTCGGCGTGTTGCTCGGGCTGATCGGGGCGTTCCTCGTGCCGAGCGGCCTGACCGGCATCTCGATCGCGATCGCGCTGGTCGGCAACCTGCTGGCCGGACGGCTGGCCTCGCTGAGCACCGGTAGCCGGCTCGGGGCGTTCGCCCCGGCGCTCGGCTGGTTCCTCGTCCTGGTCTGGGGCATGGTCCACGGTCCCGGCGGAAGCCTCGTCCTCGCCTACCCCGTCGGCGACGGCAACCTGCTCGGAGTCGCGTGGGGGTTCATGCTCGGCGGCGCCGTCGGCGCGCTGCTGCCGATTCTCTGGGGCGGCCGCCCGATCCGCCGGCCGGACCGGGTCCGGATCGCCGCCCCAGCTCAGGTGAACCCCCCGCCGGGTCCCTGATCCCGGCGAGTGGGCGGTCTGCCCGGGGCAATCCGCCCAGTCGCCGCGTGGAAGATCAGCACAATCGCCCACTCGAGCCAGCCGACATGCGCTGCTGAGCCCGCCGGCTTCACCGGGC
Proteins encoded in this region:
- the mshB gene encoding N-acetyl-1-D-myo-inositol-2-amino-2-deoxy-alpha-D-glucopyranoside deacetylase, whose protein sequence is MTSDRRLLLVHAHPDDETIGTGATMAKYAAEGAHVTLVTCTLGEEGEIVVPDLAHLSVEQEDRLGELRIEELAGACRELGVTDQRFLGGPRRWRDSGMMGTPSNERPGAFWRADLAEATGELVAVIREVRPQVLVTYDENGGYGHPDHIRAHDVAVAALAAAAEGDRYPGAGGPWGIGKLYYAVLPRSVLQRGIDALRAAGDTSWFAAVERAEDLPFGVPDELVTTMVDARDHLEAKLAAMRAHRSQISVDAPFFALSDNLGQAALGQEYFRLIRGERGPGAGDQGWETDLFGGLVCV
- a CDS encoding AAA family ATPase; the encoded protein is MGEASPTTILPFATGSAVFAGAGTDVGVTRERQRRRRLWKLAAFLAIPGAYFWYRLADHRPFNVFQLPHIDWLVMAPVLFFLLLILAVVGQYLGSGRSPHITYRPEQIDVRLDDVKGIDQVKEEVVRSLNLFLAHRVFRDQMGGRPRRGLLFEGAPGTGKTFTAKAMAAEAGVPFLFVSATSFQSMFYGATARKIRSYFKELRKAARAEGGAIGFIEEIDAIGGTRSGLAMAPGPDIARMLATSCAGESAPALVQNHNAISEGVGGVVNELLVQMQSFDEPSGGQKAWGKVVDGLNLLLPAQRQIPKPVPPATNILLIAATNRADKLDPALLRPGRFDRRLTFELPDKKGRRELIEHFLATKAHTPELDDDDRRDALAAVTQGYSPVMIEHLFDEALINAVRRQEPAMSWKDVERARLTEEVGMGQPVGYTAHEKRLIATHESGHATAAHLVAPDRRLEVLTIIKRRSALGLLAHGDREEVFTRSSKELLALIQIALAGQCAEEIFFGDVSTGPGGDLLYATNLAAEMIGSSGMVGTLVSYAAVQNSAFSDTNIVGRVLGDPDGRSRVEALLQEQKQLIRARLVENRHLLEALRDALLDRDELIGPEITAVLEAAHAAEPKVVTEVIDLRDEAVTVQT
- the ychF gene encoding redox-regulated ATPase YchF is translated as MSLAIGIVGLPNVGKSTLFNALTRAAVLAANYPFATIEPNVGVVPVPDPRLQRLAALYDSARIVPATVSFVDIAGLVRGASEGQGLGNRFLANIREADAICEVVRVFADPDVAHVDGRVSPESDIGTVNTELVLADLDTVDSRLARLERESRMRPEMQARLATVQAARAVLDAGRPIAGEPDLDRAALADLHLLTDKPFIYVFNVDDTDLGDRELAAKLAASVAPAPAVLLCAKLESELVELPDDEAAELLREAGQDEPGLNRLAAVGFEALGLQTFLTAGPKEARAWTIRSGATAPEAAGVIHTDFQKGFVKAEVVSFEDLLAAGSLPAARAAGRARIEGKDYVMQDGDVVEFRFTG
- a CDS encoding 4a-hydroxytetrahydrobiopterin dehydratase, producing MPDHLSAERVTTELAGLDGWTGDTTRIRRSVDAGSRSAEIIEAVAVTAAELNHHPVVASEAGTVTFEVWTHSAGAVTGLDIELARRIDAVLHGLLDLNR
- a CDS encoding (deoxy)nucleoside triphosphate pyrophosphohydrolase; translation: MDDPTIVAAAILRDPPPRVLAARRTHPAQLAGRWELPGGKVEPGESDRAALRRECREELGIEVTLGNRLGPDLTVTVAGRPGTLRVWVARIVAGQPVPHDHDRLRWLTSATLNEVPWLPGDLPLVPLLRGLLTAEGDQGRS